From the genome of Geobacter sp. SVR, one region includes:
- a CDS encoding helix-turn-helix domain-containing protein, translated as MKTTRELLGARIKELRKRRGLTQEQLAEKVDLATRYISLIEVGRSSPSLETIENIANTLEVELKDLFDYMHLDPERVAPVELGKSLDEIDEPSRKLLYRIARLMAR; from the coding sequence ATGAAAACGACTCGGGAACTCCTTGGCGCACGAATCAAGGAACTGCGCAAGCGAAGAGGGCTTACGCAGGAACAGCTTGCGGAGAAAGTTGACTTAGCGACAAGGTATATCAGCTTGATAGAAGTGGGCCGCAGCTCTCCATCATTGGAAACCATCGAAAACATCGCCAATACGTTGGAAGTGGAGTTGAAGGATTTGTTCGACTACATGCACCTTGATCCGGAAAGGGTTGCACCGGTAGAACTGGGGAAGAGCTTGGATGAAATTGACGAGCCTAGCCGCAAGCTGCTCTACAGAATTGCACGACTGATGGCAAGGTAA
- a CDS encoding tetratricopeptide repeat protein, with protein MDPHTGVMAERDFVRALKELDDRNVLTALACLERALAVRDDPHWYSRLGFCIAKERGHVTRGIELCNAALEHEPEDAVHHLYLGKIHLLAGQKNEALQVFRQGMAVGGNPEIEAALKAIGTRKRPVISFLPRDNPLNKHLGILLARLGIR; from the coding sequence ATGGACCCACATACGGGCGTGATGGCCGAAAGGGATTTTGTCCGAGCCCTGAAGGAGCTCGATGACAGAAACGTCCTGACGGCATTGGCCTGCCTGGAACGCGCACTGGCGGTTCGCGACGATCCCCATTGGTATTCCCGCCTCGGCTTCTGCATCGCCAAGGAACGCGGCCATGTGACCCGGGGGATTGAACTGTGCAATGCAGCACTGGAACATGAACCGGAAGATGCGGTACACCACCTTTATCTTGGCAAGATCCACCTGCTGGCAGGACAAAAAAACGAGGCCCTTCAAGTTTTCAGGCAGGGAATGGCCGTGGGAGGCAACCCCGAGATAGAGGCGGCACTCAAGGCCATCGGCACCAGGAAGCGGCCGGTGATTTCCTTCCTGCCGCGCGACAACCCGCTAAACAAGCACCTGGGAATACTGCTGGCACGCCTTGGAATACGATAG
- a CDS encoding ImmA/IrrE family metallo-endopeptidase, with protein sequence MKPDMPFQGARLRLARLFSGFTLADLGDKVSATRQYIQRLEVTADQAPSSDLLAALAEVLHVDREFFFLPLVDEVKEDQGHFRKLQTTPQNVRHRVLSYGTMFNMIVSYLDTVLTLPEVNIPSISVDTADDIEKAAEACREKWGLYLDAPITNLTRTLERAGVVVTTFEGVSEKVDAFSLVRGRPVIVRNMDKDSTSRARFDLAHECGHFVMHEGIETGDPETETQAHRFASAFLLPRGAFYREFPRTSQIDWRAMFKLKERWGVSVQAIVRRAYDLGMITAVQYRNANVYISRKGWKRGEPCEPKPEFPEIIPLAIQALKDTQGISCANMAKQLYISKEVLSVFGIECCDEPTQQQNVISLAARRAARNASTAH encoded by the coding sequence ATGAAACCAGACATGCCCTTTCAGGGCGCACGCTTACGCCTGGCAAGATTGTTCAGCGGATTTACTCTTGCCGATCTAGGAGATAAAGTCTCCGCAACACGTCAGTACATACAACGTCTTGAGGTCACGGCGGATCAGGCACCGAGTTCCGACCTTCTGGCCGCTTTGGCAGAGGTTTTACATGTAGATAGGGAGTTCTTCTTTCTGCCCCTTGTCGATGAGGTCAAAGAAGATCAGGGGCACTTCCGTAAGCTGCAAACGACGCCACAGAATGTTCGACATCGTGTGCTTTCCTATGGGACGATGTTCAATATGATTGTCAGCTATCTGGATACGGTCCTAACTCTTCCTGAAGTAAATATTCCGTCAATATCAGTAGATACTGCCGATGATATCGAGAAGGCTGCTGAAGCATGCCGCGAAAAATGGGGATTATACCTTGATGCACCTATAACTAATCTAACTCGCACGCTCGAACGAGCAGGAGTCGTGGTGACAACTTTCGAAGGAGTGTCAGAGAAAGTAGATGCATTCTCTCTTGTGCGCGGTCGGCCCGTAATTGTAAGAAACATGGACAAAGACAGTACCTCACGAGCCAGATTCGATCTGGCTCACGAGTGCGGCCACTTTGTTATGCATGAAGGCATCGAAACTGGCGATCCTGAGACCGAAACGCAAGCACATCGATTTGCCAGTGCATTCTTGCTCCCACGAGGCGCATTCTACCGGGAATTTCCAAGAACAAGCCAGATCGACTGGCGGGCAATGTTCAAGCTCAAGGAACGATGGGGCGTCAGCGTTCAAGCGATCGTGCGTCGTGCCTACGACTTGGGTATGATAACTGCCGTTCAATACAGGAATGCAAATGTCTACATAAGTAGAAAAGGCTGGAAACGAGGAGAGCCCTGCGAACCCAAGCCGGAATTTCCCGAGATCATTCCGTTAGCGATTCAAGCTCTCAAGGATACTCAAGGAATATCATGTGCCAACATGGCAAAACAGCTGTACATCAGTAAAGAAGTGCTATCGGTGTTTGGCATTGAGTGCTGCGATGAGCCAACTCAGCAACAGAACGTAATATCTCTTGCTGCTCGACGTGCAGCACGTAACGCGTCAACTGCTCACTAA
- a CDS encoding EAL domain-containing protein, producing the protein MTEKRRKLIYTLSPTIFLTRLAGTVILVNSFVVLIVALSAHQSKIHYQEQARIATRNISSALEQTIISNFEKTDLALTSLVDDIVGMKSASRIDERRINNHLKKMHVRMPFIDTLRYVNSKGDALLDSPDSTVNIGDRDYFVELRDNPTAQMVISKPVKGLITGKWTIHLARRINFPDGTFGGIISAGIFLDSYYALFSTITLGDRGVISLRDKDRGIVAHYPTLPGGVSEVGRTSISSELRRLMDAGQTAAAYTAIAGTDHLERTYYYRKLSKYPFHLLVGLSTDDYLLGWRHAQVKHGLIVAVFFLFTLYASRLIYRDWKTGKMNMAALENSNTMLLKQQNELELAAQVFEQSRQCMVITDPEGVILRVNRYFTEVTGYTPEEAIGKTPRVLKSNRHDAAFYESLWKRLIEEGEWMGEIWNRKKNGDGFACLLNISSVRNTAGTIVNYIGINEDITEQKLSSERIYNLAHYDILTGLPNRRLFNDRFSHAIQQADRHKRQLAILLLDIDNFKNINDTLGHQAGDLLLQIVADRIKDCLRNLDTVARLGGDEFVILLEEISGALGVKRVAWKIINAVSEPIMLQGSRVHVGVSIGACTYPDDGQDAAILFKNADTAMYRAKAAGKNNCQFFDAEMAQQALKRLSVESDLRMAIPNELFLLYQPQAEIGSDRIVGVEALVRWRHPQRGIIGPNEFIPIAEEISMINQLGEWVLLTACRQAARWYHEECLSLRVAVNISAHQLMRDNFVSMLESILYECCLPPSLLELELTESVLMSNVEGIIVLLQRLKKLGLSIALDDFGTGYSSLAYLKRLPIDRLKIDRSFIQDLPGDKDDVAITRTIIAMARSLNLGVIAEGVEHVSQFDFLKKEGCEEFQGYALAKPLPPEDVAHLIKQTRAAGVMRALEYNAHGAVLL; encoded by the coding sequence TTGACTGAGAAACGGCGAAAACTGATCTACACCCTATCTCCCACGATTTTTCTGACACGCCTTGCGGGCACCGTAATCCTGGTGAATTCATTTGTAGTCCTGATCGTTGCCCTGTCTGCGCATCAGTCCAAAATTCACTATCAGGAGCAGGCTCGCATAGCGACCCGGAACATCTCGAGTGCGCTTGAACAAACCATTATCAGCAATTTCGAAAAAACCGACCTGGCGCTTACCTCATTGGTGGACGACATCGTTGGAATGAAATCCGCTTCGAGAATCGATGAACGAAGAATCAACAACCATTTGAAGAAGATGCATGTGCGCATGCCGTTTATCGATACCCTCAGATATGTGAACAGTAAGGGTGACGCCCTGTTGGACAGCCCCGATTCTACGGTGAATATCGGCGATCGCGATTATTTCGTCGAGTTGCGGGACAATCCCACTGCGCAGATGGTTATATCCAAACCGGTCAAAGGGCTGATCACCGGAAAATGGACCATCCATCTGGCCAGGCGCATCAATTTTCCGGACGGTACCTTCGGCGGCATCATAAGCGCCGGAATTTTTCTGGATTCCTACTACGCATTGTTCTCGACGATAACTCTGGGCGATCGTGGCGTCATATCCCTGCGGGACAAGGATAGAGGCATCGTTGCACACTATCCCACCCTGCCGGGCGGAGTCAGTGAGGTAGGCAGAACATCCATATCGAGCGAATTGAGGCGTCTCATGGATGCGGGGCAGACGGCGGCCGCCTATACCGCGATCGCAGGCACCGACCATCTGGAGCGAACCTACTATTACAGGAAGTTGTCGAAATATCCGTTCCATCTCCTCGTAGGATTGTCTACCGATGATTATCTGCTCGGCTGGAGGCACGCCCAGGTCAAGCATGGCTTGATCGTCGCGGTGTTCTTTCTTTTTACCCTGTATGCCTCGCGATTGATCTATCGCGACTGGAAAACCGGTAAAATGAACATGGCTGCGCTGGAGAATTCGAACACGATGCTCCTCAAGCAGCAGAACGAACTGGAGCTGGCCGCCCAGGTATTTGAGCAGAGCAGGCAGTGCATGGTGATAACTGATCCGGAAGGTGTCATTCTGAGGGTCAACAGATATTTCACCGAAGTAACCGGGTACACCCCTGAAGAGGCTATTGGCAAGACTCCGCGCGTGCTCAAATCCAACAGGCATGATGCTGCCTTCTACGAGTCTCTCTGGAAGAGGCTGATAGAAGAAGGCGAATGGATGGGAGAAATCTGGAACCGGAAGAAGAACGGCGACGGTTTCGCCTGTCTTCTGAACATATCCTCGGTTCGCAACACTGCAGGCACGATTGTGAATTACATCGGCATAAACGAGGATATAACCGAACAGAAGCTGTCATCGGAACGGATCTACAATCTCGCGCATTACGACATCCTGACCGGCCTGCCCAATCGCCGTCTGTTCAACGATCGTTTTTCCCATGCCATCCAGCAGGCCGACAGGCATAAACGGCAGCTCGCAATCCTGCTGCTCGATATCGACAATTTCAAAAACATCAACGACACGCTCGGGCATCAGGCGGGAGATCTCCTGTTGCAGATCGTGGCGGACCGGATAAAGGATTGTCTGCGCAATCTCGATACCGTTGCGCGGCTTGGGGGGGACGAGTTCGTCATACTGCTTGAGGAGATCAGCGGAGCACTCGGAGTGAAGCGGGTCGCCTGGAAGATTATCAATGCCGTATCGGAGCCGATCATGCTCCAGGGCTCGCGGGTCCACGTAGGGGTGAGCATCGGGGCGTGTACCTATCCCGATGACGGCCAAGATGCCGCCATCCTGTTCAAGAATGCCGATACGGCCATGTACCGCGCCAAGGCCGCCGGCAAGAATAATTGCCAGTTCTTTGACGCCGAGATGGCCCAGCAGGCGCTGAAGCGTCTCTCCGTGGAATCGGATCTCCGCATGGCCATTCCGAACGAGTTGTTCCTGCTGTACCAGCCGCAAGCGGAGATCGGCAGCGACAGGATCGTCGGGGTCGAAGCGCTTGTCCGATGGCGCCATCCGCAGAGGGGAATCATCGGACCGAACGAATTCATCCCGATTGCCGAAGAGATCAGCATGATCAATCAACTGGGAGAATGGGTGCTGCTCACGGCCTGCCGTCAGGCGGCTCGATGGTATCACGAAGAGTGCCTGTCGTTGCGCGTCGCGGTCAATATTTCAGCCCATCAGTTGATGCGGGACAATTTTGTGAGCATGCTCGAGAGCATTCTCTACGAATGCTGCCTGCCTCCATCGCTGCTGGAACTGGAACTTACCGAATCAGTGCTGATGTCGAATGTCGAGGGAATCATCGTCCTGCTGCAACGCCTGAAAAAATTGGGGCTCAGTATTGCGCTGGATGACTTTGGCACCGGCTATTCGTCACTTGCGTACCTGAAAAGGCTGCCGATCGATCGCCTCAAGATCGATCGTTCCTTTATTCAGGATCTCCCCGGGGACAAGGATGACGTTGCGATTACCCGTACGATCATTGCAATGGCGCGCAGCCTCAATCTCGGAGTAATCGCCGAAGGTGTCGAGCATGTATCCCAATTCGATTTCCTGAAAAAGGAGGGCTGCGAGGAGTTTCAGGGATATGCCCTGGCCAAACCGCTGCCTCCGGAAGACGTAGCACACCTGATCAAACAGACCCGGGCGGCCGGAGTGATGCGCGCATTGGAATACAATGCTCATGGAGCTGTCTTGTTGTGA
- a CDS encoding diguanylate cyclase domain-containing protein: MMHTQLTDKPLILLVDDIPSNLHVLIAGLKDEYRIKTAVNGPAALELASRADRPDLILLDMMMPGMSGIEVLQRLRRQPETSSIPVVFVTADSSEQSQLDVLELGADDYLTKPVVTKVLLAKVRNILQRKRVERELRLASHVFNYSGEAIIITDHDNRIIEVNPSFIRLTGYTLEEVRGKDPGMLSSGRTKAEEYRTMWKSINEQDFWQGELWDRRKDGHVYPKLLTISVVRNARGEIDFYIGSFTDISKQKAVEAEVRYIANHDHLTGLPNRLYVQAALERALALAQRERSEIAVMFIDLDRFKSVNDTLGHAGGDALLMQVAERLRGSVRASDLVARLGGDEFIVIMTDVRLRAGAATVAEKILASLSEPYLINEHTLENRASIGISLYPHDGDSVEDLMKYADRAMYRAKEAGRGRFRFHDTPAAIAEEDSG; encoded by the coding sequence ATGATGCATACTCAATTAACCGATAAACCCCTGATCCTGTTGGTCGATGATATCCCCTCCAACCTGCATGTCCTGATTGCCGGGCTGAAAGATGAATACCGCATCAAGACGGCGGTCAACGGACCAGCCGCTCTGGAGCTTGCCTCCCGGGCGGACAGGCCCGACCTGATCCTGCTCGACATGATGATGCCGGGCATGAGTGGCATCGAGGTGCTACAGCGGTTGCGCCGTCAGCCGGAAACATCATCGATTCCAGTAGTGTTCGTCACCGCCGACAGTTCCGAACAGAGCCAACTGGATGTGCTTGAATTGGGAGCCGACGACTACCTTACCAAGCCGGTGGTGACCAAGGTGCTGCTGGCCAAGGTTCGCAACATACTGCAACGCAAACGGGTTGAGCGCGAATTGCGGCTTGCCAGCCACGTCTTCAACTACAGCGGCGAGGCGATCATCATTACCGATCACGACAACCGGATCATCGAGGTGAATCCCTCCTTCATCCGCCTTACCGGCTATACGTTGGAAGAGGTACGGGGCAAAGATCCGGGCATGCTCTCCTCCGGCCGCACCAAGGCCGAGGAATATCGGACGATGTGGAAGAGCATCAATGAGCAGGACTTCTGGCAGGGAGAATTGTGGGACCGCCGCAAGGATGGCCATGTGTATCCCAAACTGCTGACAATCTCGGTGGTCCGCAATGCCCGGGGCGAGATCGACTTCTATATCGGGAGCTTTACCGACATCTCCAAGCAGAAGGCGGTGGAGGCGGAGGTGCGCTACATCGCCAATCACGATCACCTGACCGGCCTCCCCAACCGTCTGTACGTGCAGGCTGCCCTGGAGCGTGCCCTGGCGCTCGCACAACGCGAGCGGAGTGAAATCGCGGTGATGTTTATCGATCTCGACCGCTTCAAAAGTGTCAACGACACCCTGGGACACGCCGGTGGAGACGCCCTGTTGATGCAGGTGGCGGAACGCCTGCGAGGCAGCGTGCGGGCAAGCGACCTGGTGGCGCGGCTGGGGGGGGACGAGTTCATAGTGATCATGACCGACGTCAGGCTGCGCGCTGGCGCGGCCACCGTTGCCGAAAAGATCCTGGCCAGCCTCTCGGAGCCCTATCTGATCAACGAGCATACCCTTGAAAACAGGGCCAGTATAGGCATCAGCCTGTACCCGCATGATGGCGACAGCGTCGAGGACCTGATGAAATACGCCGACCGCGCCATGTACCGCGCCAAGGAGGCCGGCCGGGGGCGGTTCCGCTTCCATGACACCCCGGCTGCAATCGCGGAGGAGGACTCCGGATGA
- a CDS encoding DUF927 domain-containing protein produces MTILEDDYTMPEDFGFDGECLIGPDKEGGTAKVTTTPIIVTAFSRTADNSSWNLVVKFEDRDGRTHKINIPSSELLGGGLTAVRQLVDNGLGLCPGMEKSLVKYLQCCHPVTRLLRVVNSGWVDSMHVFVLPSQVFGKTLGETIAYEPEQNSKTVRSITRQGALEEWQENIAAHTKGNSILLNCILLALTGPLLKILGLDGGGFHIYGHSSRGKTTALQVAASVWGCGSDPAIDSVNSFAQRWNSTANALEAIAAVHSDLLTALDELGTYNGTDLGVDVYTVAGGQGKSTLTSNRKIRQVRTWRGNILSNGEKSMRQAIEEGGRTVKAGQMLRIIDIRIDDIFPSPPEGMTTAEFANHLKHMCSTYYGTAGPAFMEGLVAALADYPEENIESLRADLEKYAKELTPENARPEQARAFRRFAALRIAGELAIEFGVLSFEVDDIKDAVIHFRDLWLRENQSIGDADRALLKLQSFLIRNHSSFPSIRDTDARISNARAFRNPQNNWFLFTDDQLMAATGGSNIKDVVKELRSKRLLIVHEAGRLKIKQKLASAGDQWVRFYGVNGNILNADLDGEETEATRSSQETGDASSIPPSSEETEADSTEDDFFNE; encoded by the coding sequence ATGACGATCTTAGAAGATGATTACACGATGCCGGAGGATTTCGGCTTTGATGGCGAATGCCTTATCGGCCCAGACAAGGAGGGAGGGACTGCCAAGGTGACAACAACACCAATCATTGTCACAGCCTTTTCCCGCACAGCTGACAACTCAAGCTGGAACCTTGTAGTGAAGTTCGAAGACCGCGACGGGCGGACGCACAAGATCAACATCCCGAGCTCTGAGTTGCTGGGCGGCGGCTTGACCGCAGTCAGGCAACTGGTTGACAACGGCCTGGGCCTGTGCCCAGGAATGGAGAAATCGCTAGTCAAGTATCTGCAATGTTGCCATCCGGTAACAAGGCTGTTGCGCGTTGTAAACAGTGGCTGGGTTGACAGCATGCACGTGTTTGTTCTGCCCAGTCAGGTTTTCGGGAAGACACTCGGCGAAACTATCGCTTATGAACCCGAGCAGAACAGCAAAACCGTGCGGAGCATCACCCGCCAGGGGGCACTTGAAGAATGGCAGGAGAATATCGCTGCACACACCAAGGGCAACAGTATTCTTCTCAACTGCATTCTGCTGGCATTGACCGGGCCTCTGCTCAAGATCCTTGGCCTTGATGGCGGTGGTTTCCACATCTATGGTCATTCTTCACGCGGAAAGACTACGGCTCTTCAGGTTGCAGCTTCAGTGTGGGGTTGCGGAAGTGACCCGGCGATTGATTCTGTCAACTCCTTCGCTCAACGTTGGAACTCTACAGCAAACGCTCTGGAGGCAATCGCTGCCGTGCATTCCGATCTGCTGACCGCACTCGATGAGTTGGGGACATACAATGGCACAGATTTGGGTGTTGATGTCTACACCGTTGCCGGTGGTCAAGGAAAGTCAACGCTGACGTCCAACAGGAAGATCCGTCAAGTTCGAACTTGGCGGGGTAACATTTTGTCGAATGGCGAAAAGTCGATGCGGCAGGCCATCGAGGAGGGTGGTCGCACTGTCAAAGCCGGACAGATGCTAAGAATCATCGACATCCGTATAGATGACATCTTCCCTTCCCCACCCGAAGGCATGACGACAGCAGAGTTTGCCAATCATCTGAAACATATGTGCTCGACGTACTACGGCACTGCTGGCCCAGCATTTATGGAGGGCCTTGTTGCAGCCTTAGCAGACTACCCTGAGGAAAACATCGAATCACTCCGTGCCGATCTGGAGAAGTACGCAAAGGAACTTACTCCGGAAAACGCCAGGCCAGAGCAAGCCAGGGCGTTCAGGCGCTTCGCCGCACTACGTATTGCAGGTGAACTGGCCATTGAGTTTGGCGTCCTGTCATTTGAAGTGGATGACATTAAAGATGCCGTTATCCACTTCCGCGACCTCTGGCTGCGCGAAAACCAAAGTATCGGTGACGCCGACCGGGCACTTCTTAAACTGCAAAGCTTCCTGATCCGTAATCACTCGTCTTTCCCTTCTATCCGAGACACTGACGCCAGAATCAGCAACGCACGGGCCTTCAGAAACCCGCAAAACAACTGGTTTCTATTCACTGACGATCAACTGATGGCTGCAACCGGCGGCAGCAACATCAAGGATGTTGTCAAAGAGCTGCGGAGCAAAAGGCTGCTCATCGTTCATGAGGCTGGCCGTTTGAAGATCAAGCAGAAGCTGGCATCGGCTGGCGATCAATGGGTCAGATTTTATGGCGTCAATGGCAACATCCTTAACGCTGACCTTGACGGTGAGGAAACAGAAGCAACCAGATCGTCTCAGGAAACTGGGGATGCGAGCTCAATTCCACCTTCTTCTGAGGAAACTGAAGCTGACTCTACCGAAGACGATTTTTTCAATGAGTAA
- a CDS encoding site-specific integrase translates to MQHEEKDLIVRQFRFSHRQIDALPPLDQGAASTTMEYSDTEVVGLKLAVGKSGRKYFYHRYRFRGVKRMMKLGEYPSLSVADARQMVHENKRQLAHDQNPADERKRVRSVPTLGEFAKEHYLPYAQQHKRSWQDDESKLRREIGAAMGKIPLPEITTRDVMQLHAAINKKLSASTANRYLALLSRLFSLAIQWGYLERNPVKGVKKYKEADPRHRYLTGEELTRFLEALDVEAGKTTANALKLLLLTGVRKMELFSLPWSEVDLDQGSIRLLYTKNGRSRMVSLNSVAHELLKKIHAEAVPGCPWVFPARVGNGHLVDVRKPLARAMARAELNDLRPHDLRRSFASLAVNAGVDIYQVKDLLGHSSVAVTQRAYAHLQQDTLRTASEVVGKTVEDAWKKAA, encoded by the coding sequence ATGCAGCACGAGGAGAAAGACCTCATAGTCAGGCAGTTCAGATTTTCGCATAGACAGATTGATGCGCTCCCGCCACTTGATCAGGGAGCGGCTTCTACTACTATGGAATACAGCGATACAGAGGTTGTTGGGCTCAAGTTGGCGGTCGGCAAGTCGGGCCGCAAGTACTTTTACCATCGTTATCGCTTTCGCGGCGTCAAGCGGATGATGAAGCTTGGTGAATATCCAAGTCTCAGTGTGGCAGATGCTCGGCAGATGGTTCACGAAAACAAGCGCCAACTTGCCCATGACCAGAATCCGGCTGACGAGCGCAAGCGAGTGCGTAGCGTCCCCACATTGGGCGAATTCGCCAAGGAGCACTACTTACCCTATGCCCAGCAGCACAAGCGCTCTTGGCAGGACGACGAGTCAAAGCTGAGGCGCGAGATCGGTGCGGCGATGGGAAAGATTCCTCTTCCCGAGATTACAACCCGTGACGTGATGCAGCTGCACGCGGCGATCAACAAAAAGCTTTCGGCGTCAACGGCCAATCGGTACTTGGCTCTCCTGTCCCGGCTTTTCTCTCTGGCGATTCAGTGGGGGTATTTGGAGCGAAACCCTGTCAAGGGTGTCAAAAAGTACAAAGAAGCCGACCCTCGCCACCGATACCTCACCGGAGAAGAGTTAACCCGCTTCTTGGAAGCTCTTGATGTTGAGGCAGGCAAGACTACAGCGAATGCCCTGAAGCTCCTTCTGCTTACAGGGGTACGCAAGATGGAGTTGTTCAGCCTTCCCTGGTCGGAAGTGGATCTCGATCAGGGGAGTATCCGATTGCTGTACACAAAGAACGGGCGCTCACGCATGGTATCGCTCAATAGCGTTGCACACGAATTGCTGAAAAAGATCCACGCAGAAGCTGTGCCCGGTTGTCCGTGGGTTTTTCCTGCTCGTGTAGGAAACGGTCATCTCGTTGATGTGCGCAAGCCTCTGGCGCGGGCGATGGCAAGGGCAGAACTCAACGACCTCAGACCGCATGACCTCCGCCGGTCGTTTGCGTCACTTGCTGTTAACGCTGGAGTTGATATCTACCAAGTCAAAGACCTGTTGGGACATTCGAGTGTGGCAGTGACGCAACGCGCTTACGCCCACCTACAGCAAGATACATTGAGGACTGCAAGTGAAGTGGTTGGTAAAACAGTGGAAGATGCCTGGAAAAAGGCTGCTTGA
- a CDS encoding YkvA family protein: protein MGADYSVSYDEGSFWEKIGNFAKKAGKELIEKALILFYTLQDPETPLWAKTVIVGALGYFVSPVDAIPDVVPIVGFTDDLTVLAGAIATVGACITSEHKRKAQNKISEWF, encoded by the coding sequence ATGGGAGCTGATTATTCTGTAAGTTATGACGAGGGTAGTTTCTGGGAGAAGATTGGGAACTTTGCCAAGAAGGCGGGCAAGGAACTCATCGAGAAGGCCTTGATTCTGTTCTACACGTTGCAAGACCCTGAGACACCATTATGGGCTAAAACAGTCATCGTCGGGGCTCTCGGGTACTTTGTATCTCCTGTCGATGCAATTCCTGATGTTGTACCGATTGTCGGATTCACTGATGATCTTACTGTATTGGCTGGGGCCATAGCTACAGTAGGAGCTTGCATTACTTCCGAGCATAAACGTAAAGCTCAGAACAAGATTTCTGAGTGGTTCTAA